One segment of Panthera leo isolate Ple1 chromosome A3, P.leo_Ple1_pat1.1, whole genome shotgun sequence DNA contains the following:
- the WFDC8 gene encoding WAP four-disulfide core domain protein 8, translating into MELLTTCGPFSCKTLLHSLQRATSAMWGSWAKRHLPVHSSTFSPRNVVLLLLLSLSLEETSSSPMKRVKEKPGVCPHERITCETKVPDWCQTDGHCAEQMKCCSFACGKKCMDPLQEPCMLPSEQGNCNSNIMHWYFDNKHHLCKPFTYGGCYGNANNFISKEHCIMACTLIVKKGHCPLFPFKNRMECSSLCKSDIDCPQRDKCCESMCGFVCAMAWTAKSGFCPHKPVVCSTFDRPKCLQDNDCPVSQKCCSHCGLKCLEPQK; encoded by the exons ATGGAA CTGCTGACCACCTGTGGACCTTTCAGTTGCAAAACGCTCCTCCATTCACTGCAAAGAGCAACCTCTGCCATGTGGGGAAGCTGGGCAAAGAG GCACCTTCCTGTCCACAGTTCCACCTTCTCCCCAAGGAATGTAGTGctcctgctgcttctctctctctctttggaggAGACATCTTCATCGCCAATGAAAAGAGTCaaag AGAAACCAGGAGTGTGCCCCCATGAGAGGATCACCTGTGAAACTAAAGTTCCAGATTGGTGCCAAACTGATGGGCACTGCGCGGAACAGATGAAGTGCTGCTCATTTGCCTGTGGGAAGAAGTGCATGGATCCACTCCAAG AACCCTGCATGCTACCCTCAGAGCAAGGAAACTGTAACAGTAATATCATGCACTGGTATTTTGACAATAAACATCACCTCTGCAAACCCTTTACCTATGGAGGCTGCTATGGGAATGCTAACAACTTCATCAGCAAGGAACACTGCATAATGGCTTGCACATTAATTG TCAAGAAAGGACATTGCCCACTCTTCCCTTTCAAGAACCGTATGGAATGTTCATCTCTGTGTAAGAGTGACATCGATTGCCCCCAAAGGGACAAATGTTGTGAATCCATGTGTGGCTTTGTTTGTGCCATGGCCTGGACAG CCAAATCAGGTTTCTGCCCACACAAGCCTGTGGTGTGTTCCACATTTGATAGACCCAAGTGCCTTCAGGATAATGATTGCCCAGTGTCACAGAAGTGCTGTTCACATTGTGGACTGAAGTGCCTGGAacctcaaaaatga
- the WFDC9 gene encoding protein WFDC9 has protein sequence MKPWVLLLNVIIYGVVMPLPVLGGLRNKTFFSVGRTVVEQCWIQPLLQYCEKRCTKLHECLSPNHTCCWTFCGNICLDNEEPFKSMLNL, from the exons ATGAAGCCCTGGGTTCTCCTACTCAACGTGATCATCtatggggttgtgatgcctctgCCTGTGCTGGGAGGCCTCAGGAACAAGACATTTT TTTCAGTTGGAAGAACAGTGGTCGAGCAGTGCTGGATACAGCCTCTGTTACAGTACTGTGAGAAGAGGTGCACTAAATTACATGAGTGTTTATCTCCCAATCATACATGCTGCTGGACCTTCTGTGGAAACATCTGCTTGGACAATGA AGAACCCTTTAAATCCATGCTAAACCTCTAG